In Erwinia pyrifoliae DSM 12163, the genomic window GAATGTGAAACAGAATATTCGACGTGCTAAAAAAATCCATATTGTCTTCCTTATCCTGAAAAGAACAGTCAGGCGTTACCCTTGACCTTAAGCTTGAGATTCGCTGCAAAGGTTAGCATACGATTCAGCGGGATCAATGCGCCTTCACGCAGCGCATCGTCAACCAGAATTTCGTGCTGCCGCCCCCCCTGCTCCAGGCCTTCAGCAATCGCTTTAAGACCGTTCATTGCCATCCACGGACAGTGGGCGCAGCTGCGACAGGTCGCCCCTTCGCCAGCGGTGGGAGCCTCCAGCAGCTCCTTGTCAGGGCAAGCCTGCTGCATTTTGTAGAAAATTCCGCGATCGGTCGCCACAATCATCTGCTGGTGCGGCAGCGTTTGCGCAGCGTAGATAAGCTGACTAGTCGAACCGACCGCGTCGGCCAGCTCGACTATCGCCGGAGGGGATTCCGGGTGCACCAGCACGGCGGCTTGCGGGTAAAGTAACTTCATCCTTTGCAGCGCCTGAGTTTTAAACTCATTGTGAACGATGCAGGCCGCCTGCCAGCACAGTATATCTGCACCGGTTTGACGCTGAACATATTGCCCAAGATGCCGGTCAGGCGCCCAGATAATTTTCTCGCCCAGGCTGTCAAGATGTTCAATCAGCTCTACGGCAATGCTCGACGTTACCACCCAGTCGGCGCGCGCTTTCACCGCAGCAGAGGTATTTGCGTACACCACTACCTTGCGGTCGGGGTGCGCATCACAATACTGACTGAATTCGTCGACCGGACATCCGAGGTCGAGCGAGCACTCGGCCTGCAACGTTGGCATCAAAATGGTTTTTTCAGGACTCAGAATTTTGGCGGTTTCCCCCATAAAACGCACCCCGGCGACCAGCAGCGTGGAGGCGGGATGCTGGCTACCAAAGCGAGCCATCTCTAAGGAATCGGCCACGCATCCACCGCTTTCTTCTGCCAGCGCCTGTATTTCCGGGTCGGTGTAATAATGGGCTACCAGGACCGCATCACGCTCTTTTAGTAAACGTTTGATCTTTTCGCGGTAGGCCTGTTTTTCATCCGGTGATAAGCGGGCAGGTTTGGATGGAAAAGGATAAATGGTAGTTTCAACATCGAACATCTGGCTCATAAAACAGCTCTCGTTTCTTTAACTTAACTAATTAAACGTAGAATGCCCATCATTCAGCTTTTCGACGCCTTTTTTGTTTTATATGCTAAACAAGATAACCGAAATACAGGTCATTGTCGCCAGCTTTCTCACTGTAGCGGCAGCATGTGATAACGATGGTTAAAGCACCTCTTCCCCCCATCGCTGTCCATCTTCCAGCCGCAGTAAGAAAGCTTTGGTTGCCAGCCCACCGGCAAATCCGGTCAGCTTTCCGTTGCTGCCGATCACCCGATGACATGGGGCAACGATCGGCAAAGGGTTTCGCCCGTTTGCTGCTCCCACTGCACGTACAGCGGCAGGATGGCCGATTTGCTGCGCAATCTGCCTGTAGCTGCGCGTTTCGCCATAAGGGATGGCAATCAGTGCGGCCCATACCTGTTTTTGAAACGAAGTGCCGACAAACTCCAGTGGCAGATCGAACTGTTGAAGACGCCCGGTAAAGTATTGCTGCAACTGCCGTTCCGCCTCGGTCAGGATCGCGTGGCGCGGTTCCATACCCAGTGAGGGAAAACGTGCGCCCGGCAACCTGGCATCTGCCCACATAACGGCTACCAGGCTGCTTTGGCTGGCGACCAGGGTGAGTTCCCCCAGCGGGGAGTGCATCTTTTTATAACAGAAAGCCATGTTGCTTCTCCTTGAAGATGTGTTTCGGTAGTGATTATGCCTGTTCTGGCGTTCGTCACTGGCCGTTTACGGACGTCAGGATCAAATAAGTTTGATGACCGCCAGCGGCGCGAACACGGCGATTGCGGCGGGCGTTGCAGTACCGAGTGAAACTCAGCTGGCGGTCACACATTGCTGATGCCTGTGGATTTAACAGCCTGCGCCGCTTCAACGCCGTTTTCAGCAGCCATTATCGCCTGTCACCTTCACGTTTGCGCACGGAGGGATCACAGCAGGAAAACCTGTTGAACAAAAGTAGTTAGCCTGCGTGGAAGAGTTGTGGAGAACAGTTTTGCCCGTACCGTGCGTCCTGGGGAGCACAGTGGGGTGGATACGGGTGACTCAGGTATTGGAGAAAAATGCGTTACAGGTAGCGTTTACTCCTTCACTGACTACCCGTTTCGCTATGGCCACTGGCTAAGAGATAACTACACTGTTAGCGCAGTTGTCATACCTTTCGCAGCTGGCGGAAAAAGTGGCGCAATGCCGTTTTGCAGAGCTTGACAGCCTGGGAGTGGTTAGCTCACCTGGCCGAAGAAGCCTGGCATTGGCAGCCAATTGCGCCCGGAATGAATGGCAGCTGTATGCGGCCAGCCAGCCTGAGCAATACATGGGTCGGCGGCTGCAACTTCCTGGATCGGTGAATGGACAGCGCCTTACCTCACCCTGCGCACGCTGTGTTGGCTGATGCGTTCCCGGCGGGATATATGGCGGTGCGTAATAGGCTCGGCGGGATAGCACGAAGCAGGCTACAGCGCGCTCTTTAGCATGGCGTCCGTGGCTCAATTACGCGGTAATGCATCTCTGGCTGGCGGATGATTAGCAAAGAGGTTGTGTTGCTGCACGAACCACGCACAGCAAAAAGGCGCCTCTAGGGCGCCTTCCTACATTGGTGGGTCGTGCAGGATGACTTCGGCTTCGCCTCGCCCTGCGGGCCGTTGCCGCTGGCAACGTTGTCTCGCTCTCGCTCGACNCGACCTGCTGCAGGTTCGAACCCTGCACGGTTTACACCGCTTACTGCTTTGAAACTGGTGGGTCGTGCAGGATGACTCGGCTTCGCCTCGCCCTCCGGGCCGTTGCCGCTGGCAACGTTGTCTCGCTNTCGCTCGACTCGACCTGCTGCAGGTNCGAACCCTGCACGGTTTACACCGCTTACTGCTTTGAAACTGGTGGGTCGTGCAGGATGACTCGGCTTCGCCTCGCCCTGCGGGTCGTTGCTGACGCAACGTTGTCTCGCTGTCGCTCGACTCGACCTGCTGCAGGTNCGAACCCTGCACGGTTTACACCGCTTACTGCTTTGAAACTGGTGGGTCGTGCAGGATTCGAACCTGCGACCAATTGATTAAAAGTCAACTGCTCTACCAACTGAGCTAACGACCCGAAATTCGGTGAATCTGCAAGGGTGGGTCGTGCAGGATGACTCGGCTTCGCCTCGCCCTCCGGGCCGTTGCCGCTGGCAACGTTGTCTCGCTNTCGCTCGACTCGACCTGCTGCAGGTNCGAACCCTGCACGGTTTACACCGCTTACTGCTTTGAAATTGGTGGGTCGTGCAGGATTCGAACCTGCGACCAATTGATTAAAAGTCAACTGCTCTACCAACTGAGCTAACGACCCGAAATTCGGTGAATCTGCAAGGGTGGGTCGTGCAGGATGACTCGGCTTCGCCTCGCCCTCCGGGCCGTTGCCGCTGGCAACGTTGTCTCGCTNTCGCTCGACTCGACCTGCTGCAGGTNCGAACCCTGCACGGTTTGCAC contains:
- the nadA gene encoding quinolinate synthase NadA, which produces MSQMFDVETTIYPFPSKPARLSPDEKQAYREKIKRLLKERDAVLVAHYYTDPEIQALAEESGGCVADSLEMARFGSQHPASTLLVAGVRFMGETAKILSPEKTILMPTLQAECSLDLGCPVDEFSQYCDAHPDRKVVVYANTSAAVKARADWVVTSSIAVELIEHLDSLGEKIIWAPDRHLGQYVQRQTGADILCWQAACIVHNEFKTQALQRMKLLYPQAAVLVHPESPPAIVELADAVGSTSQLIYAAQTLPHQQMIVATDRGIFYKMQQACPDKELLEAPTAGEGATCRSCAHCPWMAMNGLKAIAEGLEQGGRQHEILVDDALREGALIPLNRMLTFAANLKLKVKGNA
- a CDS encoding methylated-DNA--[protein]-cysteine S-methyltransferase, translated to MAFCYKKMHSPLGELTLVASQSSLVAVMWADARLPGARFPSLGMEPRHAILTEAERQLQQYFTGRLQQFDLPLEFVGTSFQKQVWAALIAIPYGETRSYRQIAQQIGHPAAVRAVGAANGRNPLPIVAPCHRVIGSNGKLTGFAGGLATKAFLLRLEDGQRWGEEVL